One Vitis riparia cultivar Riparia Gloire de Montpellier isolate 1030 chromosome 4, EGFV_Vit.rip_1.0, whole genome shotgun sequence genomic window carries:
- the LOC117913347 gene encoding glutaredoxin-C6-like has translation MSNAMHHSSCLMHAESIFLPLHPYTPITFQLSILYHSYPSLSLPIVAFDTQSYKPIHLSTPRTFHAHNHLYPLISLNFSFSSSSSSSFCASFPVIQGVRRFRTLTEGGVHLELTPTTTSPLAINVTESTDIRIQRLISENPVITFSRLSYYICHIMKCLLSTIGVHPTIIELDDEEIGALAAHSAYSTSTAPVTPTVFISSTRVGGLESLMALHLSGHLVPYLAGGGSFLWG, from the coding sequence ATGTCCAACGCCATGCATCATTCATCATGCCTCATGCACGCTGAATCCATTTTTCTTCCACTACACCCCTACACACCCATCACCTTTCAACTCTCCATTCTTTATCACTCATACCCATCCCTCTCATTGCCCATAGTTGCATTTGACACCCAAAGCTACAAACCCATTCATCTCTCTACACCACGTACCTTCCATGCACACAACCACCTTTATCCCCTCATTTCCCTCaacttctctttctcttcctcttcctcttcctctttctGCGCCTCTTTTCCGGTGATCCAAGGTGTGCGGCGCTTCCGGACGTTAACGGAGGGCGGCGTCCACCTGGAGCTCACTCCCACCACCACCTCCCCGCTGGCCATCAACGTCACTGAATCAACCGATATAAGGATCCAGCGCCTCATCTCCGAGAACCCCGTCATCACCTTCAGCCGTCTCTCCTACTACATATGCCACATCATGAAGTGCCTGCTCTCCACCATCGGCGTGCACCCCACCATCATCGAATTGGATGACGAGGAGATCGGAGCCCTCGCCGCCCACTCCGCCTACTCCACCTCCACCGCTCCCGTCACCCCCACCGTCTTCATTAGCAGCACACGTGTCGGAGGCTTGGAGAGCCTCATGGCCCTCCACCTCAGCGGCCACCTCGTCCCTTACCTCGCCGGTGGTGGAAGCTTTCTCTGGGGATGA
- the LOC117913348 gene encoding G-type lectin S-receptor-like serine/threonine-protein kinase LECRK4, with the protein MASVWFVFFLPLLCVGVRAQPEKTKLISLNSSLSPKYGSPIGWASPSDLFAFGFYPQGSGFSVGIWLVGTDENTVVWTANRDDPPASANAKLYFTEDGKLLLQTEEGSEISITDGSGPAVAASMLDSGSFVLYDQNLSVIWNNFSYPTDTILGGQNLDSDNKIVSSESRSNHSSGWFFLAMQEDGNLVSYPVNSSAESDDAYWSSGTSSATQLSLNTEGALYLSSGMSSSIIRTFRNNSNPSKSKTTIYRATFDPDGIFRLYSHRFENNGSFNVSIVWSSLSDQCDVKGFCGFNSYCSNPGTKAECHCLPGFAFNNLSEKIRGCSRIFNGDDCSKMNNQLISYNITTLENTGWGDYPYYKKSMKMEECSKFCLDDCNCGAALYWNGNCYKYKLPIRYGRINRKETATALLKGHLQRVKSANRPPPAPMNTEVKIDGKKTLILVLSLSLGSIAFLCLVIAISSFWVYRHQV; encoded by the coding sequence ATGGCTTCTGTATGGTTTGTGTTCTTTCTGCCATTACTTTGTGTAGGAGTTAGAGCTCAACCAGAGAAGACCAAGTTAATAAGCTTGAATTCTTCACTTTCCCCTAAATATGGCTCCCCTATAGGATGGGCTTCACCATCCGACCTTTTTGCATTTGGTTTCTATCCACAAGGCAGTGGGTTTTCAGTGGGAATATGGCTGGTCGGTACAGACGAAAACACAGTTGTTTGGACTGCTAATCGAGATGATCCACCTGCCTCTGCAAACGCTAAGCTATACTTCACAGAAGATGGAAAGCTTCTCCTACAGACCGAGGAAGGTAGTGAAATATCCATTACTGATGGGTCAGGTCCTGCAGTCGCTGCTTCTATGCTTGATTCTGGTAGTTTTGTGCTCTACGACCAGAATTTGAGTGTCATCTGGAACAACTTCAGTTACCCAACTGATACCATATTAGGAGGTCAGAACTTGGACTCTGACAATAAAATAGTTTCCAGTGAATCGAGATCCAACCACTCTAGTGGGTGGTTTTTCCTCGCTATGCAGGAAGATGGAAACCTTGTTTCGTACCCAGTAAATAGTTCAGCGGAAAGCGATGACGCCTACTGGAGCTCTGGGACTAGTTCTGCAACTCAGCTGAGTCTCAACACTGAAGGCGCTCTATACTTGAGCAGTGGGATGTCATCGTCGATCATACGAACTTTCAGGAACAACTCCAATCCCAGCAAGAGCAAGACCACCATATACCGTGCAACATTTGATCCCGATGGGATTTTTAGGTTATACTCGCATCGTTTTGAGAACAATGGTAGCTTCAATGTGTCCATTGTGTGGTCAAGTTTGAGTGATCAATGTGATGTCAAAGGTTTCTGCGGCTTCAACAGTTATTGCTCAAACCCTGGTACTAAAGCTGAATGCCATTGTTTACCCGGTTTTGCTTTCAACAACCTTAGTGAGAAGATCCGAGGCTGCTCTAGGATCTTCAATGGTGATGATTGCAGCAAAATGAACAATCAATTGATATCATACAACATTACTACTTTAGAAAATACAGGGTGGGGAGACTATCCTTATTACAAGAAATCAATGAAGATGGAAGAATGCAGCAAGTTTTGCCTGGATGATTGCAACTGCGGGGCAGCACTGTATTGGAATGGAAATTGCTATAAATATAAGCTCCCGATCAGATATGGTAGGATAAATCGGAAAGAGACTGCTACAGCCTTGTTGAAGGGACATTTGCAGAGAGTCAAGTCTGCAAACCGTCCCCCACCTGCTCCAATGAATACAGAAGTGAAGATTGATGGCAAGAAAACTCTCATTTTAGTTCTTTCTTTAAGTTTGGGTTCCATTGCATTCTTGTGTTTGGTCATTGCAATCTCCAGTTTCTGGGTATATAGACATCAAGTTTAG
- the LOC117912602 gene encoding G-type lectin S-receptor-like serine/threonine-protein kinase LECRK1 — MALPFGSGFYQQGLNFAVGIWLVGNPNNTVVWTANRDDPPVNSNATLDLTKDGKLLLRTDQGEEKLIANATTAAAFASMLDSGNFVLYNEDSDPIWESFSFPTETILGGQSLRTGGELVSSLSESNHSSGRFDLNMQLDGNFVLYPADTAHTPGDAYWSTGTFTSGSHLYLNDSRGDLLLRRNDDLGSLRSVLTSSSSINKDANKVIYRATLDVDGVFRLYSHANYNNSEPKITMEKSVLNNACDVKSFCGFNSFCTFADDKPYCDCLPGSDFIDPNQRSLGCGRNFSEEGCRDEEEKTPFYGIKTMENLNWGDHAYFDAPMSKDDCSNSCLEDCDCGAALYLNGHCKKQNFPLRYVVRDREVSSTAFLKVGMRSIETKNGTFPSPTKPPVIVTSKKAIVLIIVLSLSFVTCSFVALLFSGFFIFKYRVLRYRRLLETGNLGPAKELTLQLFSYKELIRATSGFKEELGKGSFGEVYKGFLYKSKKLVAVKRLEKIVEEGEREFQAEMRAIGRTHHKNLVRLMGYCAENSRRLLVYEYMSNGSLANLLFNAGTRPHWNERVKIALDVARGILYLHEECETPIIHCDIKPQNILMDEFWNAKISDFGLAKLLMPDQTRTFTGVRGTRGYLAPEWQRNTPISVKADIYSYGIVLLEIVCCRKNMEVQVKNPEEIILSNWVYQCMVSRELDKLVADEEANKKTLERMVKVGLWCIQDEPALRPSIKSVVLILEGITDIVVPPCPTTTTM; from the coding sequence ATGGCCCTCCCGTTCGGGTCAGGGTTTTACCAGCAAGGTCTCAATTTTGCTGTGGGGATCTGGCTGGTAGGCAATCCCAACAACACTGTTGTCTGGACAGCAAATCGAGATGATCCACCGGTCAACTCGAATGCAACTCTGGATTTAACCAAGGATGGTAAACTTCTTCTGAGAACTGATCAAGGGGAAGAGAAGCTCATTGCTAATGCAACCACCGCTGCAGCCTTTGCTTCCATGTTGGATTCGGGCAATTTTGTGCTCTATAACGAGGACTCTGATCCCATTTGGGAGAGTTTTAGCTTCCCAACTGAAACTATATTAGGAGGCCAGAGTTTACGCACAGGGGGTGAATTAGTTTCTAGTTTATCAGAATCCAATCATTCAAGTGGACGGTTTGACCTTAACATGCAGCTTGATGGGAACTTTGTTCTGTACCCTGCAGACACTGCTCACACTCCAGGAGATGCTTACTGGAGCACTGGAACTTTCACCAGTGGCAGCCACCTGTATCTCAATGATAGCAGAGGCGACCTACTTCTCCGGAGGAATGATGATCTTGGTTCATTGAGAAGTGTGTTGACTTCCTCATCTTCAATCAATAAAGATGCCAACAAAGTTATCTATCGGGCTACACTTGATGTTGACGGAGTTTTTCGACTCTATTCTCATGCCAACTACAACAATAGTGAACCCAAAATAACGATGGAGAAGTCAGTACTTAACAATGCATGTGATGTGAAAAGTTTTTGTGGCTTCAACAGCTTTTGCACATTTGCTGACGATAAACCCTACTGTGATTGTCTTCCTGGTTCTGATTTCATTGATCCTAATCAAAGATCTCTTGGTTGTGGGAGAAACTTCTCTGAAGAAGGGTGTAGAGATGAGGAAGAAAAAACGCCTTTTTATGGCATCAAGACAATGGAGAATTTGAATTGGGGAGACCACGCCTATTTTGATGCACCAATGTCAAAAGATGACTGCAGCAACTCTTGTTTGGAAGACTGTGATTGTGGGGCTGCCCTATATCTTAATGGGCATtgcaagaaacaaaattttcccTTGAGATATGTTGTAAGAGATCGAGAAGTGTCTTCCACAGCTTTCCTGAAGGTGGGCATGAGAAGTATTGAGACCAAGAACGGGACCTTTCCTAGCCCAACAAAGCCACCAGTTATAGTGACAAGCAAGAAAGCAATAGTGCTAATTATTGTTTTAAGCTTGAGTTTCGTTACATGTTCATTTGTTGCTCTTTTATTCTCTggctttttcattttcaagtaCCGGGTTCTTAGGTACAGAAGGCTGTTGGAGACGGGAAATTTGGGCCCAGCCAAGGAGCTCACCTTGCAATTGTTTTCATACAAAGAGCTCATAAGAGCAACCAGTGGGTTCAAAGAAGAGTTGGGTAAGGGCTCTTTCGGAGAAGTCTATAAAGGGTTTTTGTACAAAAGTAAAAAACTAGTTGCAGTAAAGAGACTAGAGAAGATAGTAGAAGAAGGTGAAAGGGAGTTTCAGGCAGAGATGCGAGCAATTGGGAGAACTCACCACAAGAACTTGGTTCGGTTGATGGGGTACTGTGCTGAAAACTCTAGGAGGCTTCTGGTCTATGAATATATGAGTAATGGCTCCCTTGCAAATCTCCTTTTCAATGCGGGAACCCGCCCTCACTGGAATGAAAGAGTTAAAATTGCATTGGATGTGGCAAGAGGTATCCTCTATTTACATGAAGAATGTGAAACCCCTATCATTCATTGTGATATAAAGCCTCAAAATATTCTGATGGATGAATTTTGGAATGCCAAAATCTCTGATTTTGGATTAGCCAAGTTGTTGATGCCTGATCAAACAAGGACCTTCACTGGGGTCAGAGGGACTAGAGGATACTTGGCACCAGAATGGCAGAGGAACACTCCAATATCTGTAAAAGCTGACATCTACAGCTATGGGATAGTGCTGTTAGAAATTGTATGTTGCAGAAAGAACATGGAAGTTCAGGTGAAAAATCCAGAAGAGATTATTCTGTCCAATTGGGTCTATCAGTGCATGGTTTCCAGAGAGTTGGATAAGCTTGTGGCTGATGaagaagcaaataaaaaaaccttGGAAAGAATGGTTAAGGTGGGATTGTGGTGCATTCAAGATGAACCTGCTCTTCGTCCTTCCATAAAGAGTGTAGTGCTGATCTTAGAAGGGATAACTGATATAGTGGTCCCTCCATGTCCAACTACTACCACCATGTAG